The Halobellus sp. MBLA0158 genome has a window encoding:
- a CDS encoding DUF2309 domain-containing protein has product MSTETAIRDSIEQAESAVGRVWPLHSFVTANPLAGFEDRPFHVAVKHGERLYGGDGYPSAEVFRRAWEGGQIDGEILREELSERGYDADPEAQLKRLAAAEADSTGSGGGDAPGESPSDRVDAVLTKWLAAFLDQGSAKWSMPDRSEGFYRAFRAVARHDREIPNPGAIADLPEDPIDALEARLDAFPRDRWPAIFEHHLTALPGWTGLIRQRIDDGDVWQSEHPITLVGYLAARLTLAEQFGAPIAPAEADVEAASTTTSGSEDADVPLAEAWLNAWEATYREELVDAVAAESAAREADSESGESDGRPDAQLVFCIDTRSEIIRRHVESAGDYETHGYAGFFGVPMQYEGYGSEVGSDACPPIVDAAHRIEERPADGHDHRHANHERWTSVLEAGETVLETLKSNAATAFSLVETAGSGYGAALTARTLSPGRVHDALDALDARIPSAHEFCSPVLDRDMHAATDGGLPSGLSFDERVEYAAAAFELMGWEEFARVVVFTGHASETANNPFGSSLDCGACAGNPGGPNARVLASICNDDEVREALAERGIDVPDDTVFVAAEHNTTTDEITLFDSGVPESHAEDLERLRADLADATTGAATERVETMGGDAGAAESETKRRAADWAETRPEWGLAGNAGFVIGPRELTADLDLDGRSFLHSYDWRTDDEGDALEAILTGPMVVTQWINAQYYFATVDTGVYGSGSKVTHNPVGNVGVYQGNGGDLMRGLPLQSVMAADDDPYHQPLRLSTVIHAPVERVTEILAEHETLAELLDNDWLSLTVVDPTRGHDAFQYEENLEWTGLADASEPTVEESPAAVQTPMAADD; this is encoded by the coding sequence ATGAGTACTGAGACCGCGATCCGCGACAGCATCGAACAGGCAGAAAGCGCCGTGGGGCGGGTCTGGCCGCTCCACTCGTTCGTGACCGCGAACCCCCTCGCCGGGTTCGAAGACCGCCCCTTCCACGTGGCCGTGAAGCACGGCGAGCGGCTCTACGGCGGAGACGGCTACCCGAGCGCGGAGGTCTTCCGCCGCGCCTGGGAAGGTGGTCAGATCGACGGCGAGATCCTCCGCGAGGAGCTGTCGGAGCGCGGCTACGACGCCGATCCCGAGGCGCAGCTGAAACGGCTGGCGGCCGCCGAAGCCGACAGCACCGGATCGGGCGGCGGCGACGCACCCGGAGAGTCGCCGTCGGACCGGGTCGACGCCGTCCTGACGAAGTGGCTCGCGGCGTTCCTCGACCAGGGGAGCGCGAAGTGGTCGATGCCGGACCGCTCGGAGGGGTTCTACCGGGCGTTCCGGGCGGTCGCGCGCCACGACCGCGAGATCCCCAATCCGGGAGCGATCGCTGACCTCCCCGAGGACCCGATCGACGCGCTCGAAGCGCGCCTCGACGCGTTCCCGCGGGACCGCTGGCCGGCGATCTTCGAGCACCACCTCACGGCGCTGCCGGGCTGGACCGGCCTGATCAGACAGCGCATCGACGACGGCGACGTCTGGCAGTCGGAGCACCCGATCACGCTCGTCGGCTACCTGGCCGCCCGGCTGACGCTCGCCGAGCAGTTCGGCGCGCCGATCGCCCCCGCTGAGGCGGATGTCGAGGCCGCGTCGACGACTACGAGCGGGAGCGAAGACGCCGACGTCCCGCTGGCCGAAGCGTGGCTGAACGCCTGGGAGGCGACCTACCGCGAGGAACTGGTCGACGCCGTCGCCGCCGAGAGCGCCGCCCGCGAGGCCGACAGCGAGAGCGGCGAGAGCGACGGCCGCCCGGACGCCCAGCTCGTCTTCTGCATCGACACGCGTTCGGAGATCATCCGCCGGCACGTCGAGTCCGCCGGCGACTACGAGACCCACGGCTACGCCGGCTTCTTCGGCGTCCCGATGCAGTACGAGGGCTACGGCTCCGAGGTCGGCAGCGACGCCTGCCCGCCGATCGTCGACGCCGCCCACCGCATCGAAGAGCGGCCGGCGGACGGCCACGACCACCGGCACGCGAACCACGAGCGGTGGACGAGCGTGCTCGAAGCCGGCGAGACGGTCCTCGAAACCCTGAAGTCCAACGCCGCGACCGCGTTCAGCCTCGTCGAGACCGCCGGAAGCGGGTACGGCGCCGCGCTCACCGCGCGGACGCTGTCGCCCGGTCGCGTCCACGACGCGCTCGACGCGCTCGACGCGCGGATCCCGAGCGCCCACGAGTTCTGCAGTCCGGTCCTGGACCGCGATATGCACGCGGCGACCGACGGCGGACTGCCGAGCGGGCTGAGCTTCGACGAGCGCGTCGAGTACGCGGCCGCGGCCTTCGAGCTGATGGGCTGGGAGGAGTTCGCACGCGTCGTCGTGTTCACGGGCCACGCCAGCGAGACCGCGAACAATCCGTTCGGATCGAGCCTCGACTGCGGCGCCTGCGCCGGCAACCCCGGCGGCCCGAACGCCCGCGTCCTGGCGTCGATCTGCAACGACGACGAGGTCCGCGAGGCGTTAGCCGAGCGCGGCATCGACGTCCCCGACGACACCGTCTTCGTCGCCGCCGAGCACAACACCACGACCGACGAGATCACGCTGTTCGACTCCGGCGTGCCCGAGAGCCACGCGGAGGACCTCGAACGCCTGCGCGCGGACCTCGCGGACGCCACCACCGGCGCCGCGACCGAGCGCGTCGAGACGATGGGAGGTGACGCCGGCGCCGCGGAAAGCGAGACGAAGCGCCGCGCCGCCGACTGGGCCGAGACGCGTCCCGAATGGGGCCTCGCGGGCAACGCGGGGTTCGTGATCGGCCCGCGGGAGCTCACCGCTGACCTGGACCTCGACGGCCGCTCGTTCCTGCACTCCTACGACTGGCGCACGGACGACGAGGGCGACGCGCTGGAAGCGATCCTCACCGGGCCGATGGTCGTCACCCAGTGGATCAACGCCCAGTACTACTTCGCCACCGTCGACACCGGCGTCTACGGCAGCGGCTCGAAGGTGACCCACAACCCCGTCGGAAACGTCGGCGTCTACCAGGGCAACGGCGGCGACCTGATGCGCGGCCTGCCGCTCCAGTCGGTGATGGCCGCGGACGACGACCCCTACCACCAGCCGCTCCGGCTCTCGACGGTCATCCACGCGCCGGTCGAGCGCGTCACCGAGATCCTCGCCGAGCACGAGACCCTCGCCGAACTGCTCGACAACGACTGGCTCTCCCTGACGGTCGTCGACCCCACGCGGGGCCACGACGCCTTCCAGTACGAGGAGAACCTCGAATGGACGGGCCTCGCGGACGCGAGCGAGCCGACCGTCGAAGAGTCGCCCGCGGCGGTGCAGACGCCGATGGCCGCCGACGACTGA